In Oryza sativa Japonica Group chromosome 11, ASM3414082v1, the following are encoded in one genomic region:
- the LOC136354186 gene encoding putative disease resistance RPP13-like protein 1 — MAIEWAIDKLYSLLPACLVSTPASSSSSAAPAESEDLEVLKRLERTMHRIHATLHDAEEQWNIREETAKLRLKELKKVAYDAEDVVDEYGYEMTRHKVEAFEQSARANRSGKRRREEVDGTIQNISDIVPVPSELATRARKIMDMFNEIKDYASKFSLSENDGVRRSIPDMHQVRQTSSMVFEQSIIGRGSIKDTVIEKMLSQNKSSTPESHVSVLGIVGMPGVGKTTLAQLVYNNTEVCKSFDVRVWVCVSENFDVKEIQDKRFLLVLDDVWNERRDYWEMFRLPMLTTKLCKIIVTTRSQNVARLVQTMDSCELSCLDSNDSWSLFKQTALLDEEHANNPSLQEIGKDIVSRCKGLPLAIKTIGSMLRYEPDETKWKDILESDLWDLEQSQNEVLPALELSYKQMPMYLKRCFIALSLFPKDYILHEENVVLLWEPLELLQHGDGANKAKLAVSYLHELAQRSMIEISTHSAYKMHDLIHDLACFLAGDEFVRTEGNSQVEISPNARYLSVVPTSPWEISTINISDSSDSLKAIIVIGHGLDEIVIPDDIFLKFKRLRVFSLNGAAPTNLLPDSAGNLKLLRFLRLRCSIDCQIMQLPKSVFQLFNLHTLELMKPAFDLYTPIVSGIGRLIKLETLPPLEILSGYDSNLSELRNIRKVRSLSLKGLDYVCSVEDAMEADIPSKIHLQSLNLDFTSSHHQQLQQHKPGAVSHKELLESLQPCHTLRDLSIYGYRGLTFPCWVGNTSFSKLTKVVLSKCEWECLPALGELPSLESLEISRMYNLRFIGREFCCLNQSVKVFRSLVNLSFSWMYELSEWSGVKDGDFACLETLLLCQDNKLRFLPLVPFSSLVTCRLSNCGNLVTVPVSYALCDLYINDCASLIELPSLPSLIKLKISNCSSLGATIPMFPALQYLSIKDCASLLELPTLPSLMELNISNCSGLGATIPMFPALQYLSIKDCASLLELPTLPSLMELNISDCSGLGATIPMFPSLQYLSIKNCASLLELPTLLSLMELNISNC; from the exons atggctatcGAATGGGCGATCGACAAGCTCTATTCCTTGCTGCCAGCATGTCTGGTATCAACACCTGCATCGTCATCGTCTTCCGCAGCGCCAGCTGAAAGCGAGGACCTTGAGGTTCTGAAGAGGCTTGAGAGAACAATGCACAGGATCCATGCGACACTGCACGATGCAGAGGAACAGTGGAACATCAGGGAGGAAACAGCCAAGCTGCGGCTCAAGGAACTGAAGAAGGTGGCCTACGACGCGGAGGACGTGGTGGATGAGTACGGGTACGAGATGACACGCCATAAAGTGGAGGCATTTGAGCAATCTGCAAGGGCTAATCGCAGCGGCAAGCGCAGGCGCGAAGAG GTTGATGGCACAATCCAGAACATTTCGGACATAGTCCCAGTACCATCTGAGTTAGCTACTCGAGCAAGGAAAATCATGGACATGTTTAATGAAATCAAAGATTACGCTAGTAAATTCAGTTTGTCTGAGAATGATGGAGTGCGGCGATCTATTCCTGATATGCACCAAGTGCGGCAGACTAGCTCTATGGTATTTGAGCAGAGCATTATTGGCAGAGGAAGTATCAAGGACACTGTAATTGAAAAGATGCTGTCCCAAAACAAAAGCAGTACACCTGAAAGCCATGTTTCAGTCCTGGGCATAGTTGGTATGCCAGGAGTAGGCAAGACAACTCTAGCGCAGCTTGTGTACAACAACACAGAAGTATGCAAATCTTTTGATGTCCGTGTTTGGGTCTGTGTATCAGAGAACTTCGATGTAAAAGAAATTCAGGATAAGAGGTTTTTGCTAGTATTGGATGACGTATGGAATGAACGAAGAGACTACTGGGAAATGTTCCGTTTGCCAATGTTGACAACAAAgctttgcaaaattatagtaACTACTCGAAGTCAGAATGTTGCTAGATTGGTTCAAACAATGGATTCCTGTGAATTAAGCTGCTTAGATTCTAATGATAGCTGGTCATTGTTCAAACAAACTGCCCTTTTGGATGAAGAACATGCAAATAATCCAAGTCTACAAGAAATTGGCAAGGATATTGTTTCAAGGTGTAAAGGGTTGCCGTTGGCAATCAAGACTATTGGAAGCATGCTGCGCTACGAACCAGATGAAACTAAGTGGAAGGATATCTTAGAGAGTGATCTATGGGACTTAGAGCAATCACAGAATGAGGTACTGCCAGCACTGGAGCTGAGCTATAAGCAGATGCCCATGTACTTGAAACGATGTTTTATTGCCCTCTCCTTGTTTCCAAAAGATTACATACTTCATGAAGAAAATGTGGTTCTTCTGTGGGAGCCACTGGAGTTACTTCAACATGGTGATGGAGCAAATAAGGCAAAACTTGCAGTTTCATATCTCCATGAATTAGCTCAGAGGTCTATGATTGAAATTAGTACTCATAGTGCATACAAGATGCATGACCTCATCCATGATCTTGCATGCTTTCTTGCTGGAGATGAGTTTGTTAGAACTGAAGGTAATTCACAAGTTGAAATCTCACCAAATGCTCGGTATTTGTCAGTAGTACCAACATCACCCTGGGAAATTAGTACTATCAATATTTCAGATTCTTCAGATTCACTCAAAGCTATCATTGTGATTGGTCATGGACTTGACGAAATTGTAATCCCAGATGACATATTCCTAAAGTTCAAACGGCTGCGCGTCTTTAGCTTGAATGGAGCTGCGCCTACCAATCTATTACCAGACTCAGCTGGCAACCTAAAACTCTTACGCTTTTTGAGGTTGAGATGCAGCATAGATTGCCAGATCATGCAACTACCTAAATCGGTATTCCAGCTTTTTAATTTACATACCCTAGAactgatgaagccagcttttGATCTGTATACACCAATTGTAAGTGGAATCGGCCGACTAATTAAGCTAGAAACTTTGCCTCCACTTGAAATACTAAGTGGATATGACAGTAACTTAAGTGAGCTGAGGAATATAAGAAAAGTAAGGAGCCTGAGTCTAAAAGGGCTGGATTATGTATGTAGTGTTGAAGATGCAATGGAAGCTGATATCCCGAGTAAAATTCACCTCCAATCACTCAACTTGGATTTTACGAGCTCACACCATCAACAACTGCAGCAGCATAAGCCTGGTGCAGTATCTCATAAGGAACTATTGGAGAGTTTGCAACCATGTCACACCCTCAGAGATCTGAGTATATATGGTTACAGAGGCCTGACCTTCCCGTGTTGGGTTGGTAACACTTCCTTTTCCAAGTTGACAAAAGTAGTGTTATCCAAGTGTGAATGGGAATGCCTTCCAGCACTTGGTGAGTTGCCTTCCCTTGAGTCTTTGGAGATTTCCAGAATGTATAATCTTCGATTCATTGGACGAGAGTTTTGCTGCCTAAATCAAAGTGTTAAAGTTTTCCGCTCATTGGTCAACTTGAGTTTTTCCTGGATGTATGAATTGTCAGAATGGTCTGGAGTGAAGGACGGTGATTTCGCTTGCTTAGAGACTCTCTTGTTATGCCAGGACAATAAACTAAGATTTCTTCCATTGGTGCCCTTCTCGTCCTTGGTTACATGTAGGTTATCGAATTGTGGTAATCTGGTAACAGTTCCAGTATCCTATGCCCTTTGTGACCTATATATAAATGATTGTGCAAGTCTTATTGAACTTCCTTCTCTCCCATCCCTTATTAAGCTGAAGATATCAAACTGCTCAAGCCTAGGAGCTACAATCCCTATGTTCCCAGCCCTTCAGTATCTAAGTATCAAGGACTGTGCGAGTCTACTTGAACTTCCCACTCTCCCATCACTTATGGAACTGAACATATCAAATTGCTCAGGCCTGGGAGCTACAATCCCTATGTTCCCAGCCCTTCAGTATCTAAGTATCAAGGATTGTGCGAGTCTACTTGAACTTCCCACTCTCCCATCACTTATGGAACTGAACATATCAGATTGTTCAGGCCTGGGAGCTACAATCCCTATGTTCCCATCCCTTCAGTATCTAAGTATCAAGAACTGTGCGAGTCTACTTGAACTTCCCACTCTCCTATCACTTATGGAACTGAACATATCAAATTGCTAA
- the LOC107276983 gene encoding putative disease resistance RPP13-like protein 1, with the protein MATPFASMAVKWALDKLSSLMVPERIIPVAFSSSSSISQGMMDLRVLERTMQRIHATLVDAEEHWNIHEETAKLRLKELKELAYGAQDVVEEYEYEVNRCRPEDPDRYACNGSKRKRHQVNGEHLSEVGLVPVSNELATKARELIQRFDEMKVYYKYFSISDNDGVRRTAPGIECVRPTSYFVVKESIVGRESDREKVIEKLMFGEGSNVASHLSVLAIVGTGGLGKTTLAQLVYNDQTMCQSFDVRAWVYVSDHFEPKSLMEKIAVSIEELSNELSSPKENSKELSELVDPRNKLVKKIKGKRIFLVLDDVWNERMDCWEAFQDPMLAAQQCKILVTTRNLPVARLVQTMPHYSMNHLSPQESWTLFKRTVTTPENAIQGNLVDIAKKIVEKCDRLPLAIKTLGSMLRYETHESRWIDILESDLWDLDKAQSEVLPALKLSYKNMPVHLKQCFLALCLFPKGRLRGKSEVIWLWKLLDMLKDDERNDGDKNGNRYFDELVQRSFLQLFSGSCIMHDLIHDLACHLSGNEFFRLEGDKPVQIPENTRFMSIHNCDTSVQFSVTSHPLWAIIVFGVKNYSRVNNPEHFFLYCKNLRVLSLSYSNIGKALPRYISGLKLLRRLELPLDGDYLKLICNLGPTDRVDYLKELECAPNGIGNLINLHTLRDIRIRRCGCSFNLSELKNLNKLRELRIRGLGNLSHTEDANEVQLVSKKHLHLLELNFSDEKECQKEQCQQLLQQYEKVSHEQLELDFTFEEGFKKFRYQSVQQLEYVTVSHNEILESLRPHEGLINLIIEDYDCQSYPNWLGNASFSRLTVLVISARRKWVRQQRVPTLGELPALKSLKISSMYYLEHIGREFCSHAPGIKGFPSLTSLEFSYIPWWNEWTGVDYGDFPLMETLSLRTVYKLRALPLDRFPSLGTLTLDECDGIDTIPAGGTIKKLCIGGCYGLYTLPTQSSLLKLQLKDCPRLSVVSSMPELDTLEIFKCPKLTAVGFMPKLQTSNIQHCRNLITIDSMHD; encoded by the exons ATGGCCACGCCATTTGCGTCCATGGCTGTGAAATGGGCGCTAGACAAACTCTCGTCCTTGATGGTGCCGGAGAGGATAATACCGGTGgctttctcctcttcctcctctatcAGCCAGGGCATGATGGACCTACGGGTTCTGGAGAGGACCATGCAAAGAATCCACGCCACGCTTGTGGATGCTGAGGAGCACTGGAACATCCACGAGGAAACCGCCAAACTGCGGCTCAAGGAGCTAAAGGAGCTGGCCTACGGTGCACAGGATGTGGTAGAGGAGTATGAGTACGAAGTGAACCGCTGCAGACCGGAGGACCCTGATAGATACGCCTGCAACGGTAGTAAGCGCAAGCGCCAtcag GTCAATGGTGAGCACCTCTCTGAAGTTGGATTGGTCCCAGTTTCAAATGAGCTGGCTACCAAAGCAAGGGAACTTATTCAGAGATTTGATGAGATGAAAGTCTACTATAAATACTTTAGCATATCTGATAATGATGGGGTGCGCCGGACTGCCCCTGGTATCGAATGCGTACGTCCCACCAGCTATTTTGTAGTTAAAGAGAGCATTGTTGGAAGGGAGTCAGACAGGGAGAAAGTTATAGAAAAGTTGATGTTTGGAGAAGGTAGCAATGTTGCGAGTCACTTGTCTGTCTTGGCCATTGTTGGTACGGGGGGTTTGGGTAAAACAACTCTAGCACAGCTTGTATACAATGACCAAACTATGTGCCAATCATTTGATGTCCGTGCATGGGTTTATGTGTCCGACCATTTTGAGCCAAAAAGCTTAATGGAAAAAATTGCTGTTTCTATAGAAGAGCTGAGCAATGAATTATCCTCTCCAAAAGAAAATAGCAAGGAATTATCAGAATTGGTCGACCCTCGGAATAAGTTGGTCAAGAAGATAAAAGGGAAGAGAATTTTTCTTGTGTTGGATGATGTATGGAATGAAAGAATGGATTGTTGGGAAGCATTCCAAGACCCAATGTTGGCTGCCCAACAGTGTAAGATTTTAGTAACCACTCGTAATTTGCCAGTAGCAAGATTGGTGCAGACAATGCCACACTATTCCATGAACCACTTAAGCCCCCAGGAGAGCTGGACGTTGTTTAAAAGAACGGTTACAACACCTGAGAATGCCATTCAAGGAAATCTTGTAGACATTGCCAAGAAGATTGTTGAAAAGTGTGACAGGTTACCACTCGCAATCAAAACTCTAGGGAGCATGTTAAGATATGAAACTCATGAAAGTAGATGGATAGATATCCTTGAAAGTGATCTATGGGATTTAGATAAAGCACAGAGCGAGGTTTTACCAGCCTTGAAGCTGAGCTACAAGAACATGCCCGTGCACTTAAAACAATGTTTCCTTGCCCTTTGTCTGTTCCCAAAAGGTCGTTTACGTGGCAAATCTGAGGTTATTTGGCTATGGAAATTGCTTGATATGCTTAAGGATGATGAAAGGAACGATGGGGACAAAAATGGAAACCGATATTTTGATGAACTAGTACAAAGGTCATTTCTTCAATTATTTTCGGGTTCTTGCATCATGCATGATCTAATCCATGATCTCGCATGCCATCTTTCTGGTAATGAGTTCTTTAGACTTGAAGGTGACAAACCGGTTCAAATTCCAGAAAATACTCGATTTATGTCCATACACAATTGTGATACGTCTGTGCAATTTTCAGTTACATCGCACCCTCTGTGGGCCATCATTGTGTTTGGGGTGAAAAACTATTCCAGAGTTAATAATCCAGAACATTTCTTTTTGTACTGCAAAAATTTGCGGGTCCTTAGCTTATCTTATAGCAACATTGGTAAGGCATTACCAAGATACATCAGTGGCCTGAAATTACTTCGCCGTTTGGAACTTCCACTTGATGGAGACTATCTTAAATTAATTTGCAACTTGGGGCCTACAGACAGGGTTGACTATCTTAAAGAGCTAGAGTGTGCACCAAATGGGATTGGTAACCTAATTAACCTACACACTTTGCGTGACATACGTATCAGGAGATGTGGTTGCAGTTTTAATTTGAGTGAGCTGAAGAACCTGAACAAATTAAGGGAGCTGCGTATAAGAGGACTAGGTAATTTATCTCATACAGAAGATGCAAATGAAGTTCAACTTGTGAGTAAGAAGCACCTCCATTTACTAGAATTGAACTTTTCTGATGAGAAGGAGTGCCAAAAGGAGCAATGTCAACAATTGCTGCAACAATATGAAAAAGTATCCCACGAGCAATTGGAATTGGATTTTACATTTGAAGAAGGGTTCAAAAAATTTCGGTACCAGAGCGTGCAGCAACTTGAATATGTTACAGTATCTCATAATGAAATACTTGAGAGCCTGAGACCACATGAAGGCTTAATAAATCTGATAATAGAAGATTACGATTGTCAGAGCTACCCTAATTGGCTCGGTAATGCTTCATTTTCAAGGTTAACCGTATTAGTAATATCGGCGCGTAGAAAGTGGGTAAGGCAACAACGTGTTCCAACACTTGGCGAGCTACCTGCCCTCAAGTCTCTCAAGATTAGTAGCATGTATTATCTGGAACACATTGGCCGGGAGTTTTGCAGCCATGCTCCTGGAATCAAAGGCTTCCCATCATTAACAAGCTTGGAATTTTCATATATACCATGGTGGAATGAGTGGACCGGTGTAGATTATGGAGATTTCCCCTTGATGGAAACACTGTCACTCAGAACGGTCTATAAACTGCGAGCTCTTCCATTGGATCGATTTCCTTCTTTGGGCACACTGACATTGGATGAATGTGATGGTATCGATACCATTCCTGCAGGTGGAACCATTAAGAAGCTATGCATTGGAGGGTGCTATGGCCTATATACTCTCCCTACCCAATCCTCACTCCTAAAGCTGCAGCTAAAGGATTGCCCGAGACTGAGTGTAGTCAGTTCCATGCCTGAACTGGACACATTAGAGATATTTAAATGTCCAAAGCTGACTGCAGTGGGTTTCATGCCTAAActtcaaacttctaatataCAACATTGTCGAAACCTGATTACAATAGATTCCATGCATGACTGA